AAAAGTAAACGGTGCTACCGCTTTTGCAGGCGATCATCGCCCAACAGGACAGCAGGATTGAGCTGCAGCAGGCTTTCCAGGCAAAGAACAAACAGCCCGTTCGTCACTATACCAACGTGCTGCtggagcaggagaagcagcgCAGCTTGGAGAAGCAGAAGGAGGAGCTAGCCAACTTGCACAAGCTGCAGACCCAGCAACGAGAAGAGCAGCAGCGCTGGGAGAAGGAGAGGGAGCGGCAGAGGATCCAGATGGAGGTTCAGGAGACTGAGCTGaaacagagggaggaggagTTCACGAGAAGGGAGGAGATTCTGAACAAAGACAAGTCGGAGCTGGAGAGACAGAGGGACAGCTACCAGCAGGACCTGGAGAGACTGAGGGAGTCCACGAGAATAGTGGACAAAGAGAATGAGCGCCTGTGTAAGGAGAAGGACCGCTTGGAGAAGCTGAAATTGAGGCTCCTCCCAAATTCAGGACATTATGATGACCCTGCAAAAGTGAGGAATTACTTGCATAGTTATGTAATCATAAGTCTTTTATTTTCCACCCAAAAAATTTTTTGGAACATTATATTTATACATCTATACCAAAGTGTTAACAGGAAGGGAAACGTTAAAGCATTATTTCAGAATTGGGCAGTTTTTTGCTCTTTtgctccccctacagttgtgggcTGAAACGCAATCGTTGTGAAATCAAACGGAACCGTGTACATGCACAACTATACACGCAAATTTGTTAACATGTTTTAGAGGCTGACAAAATACGCCTCCGGAAGCCACCAAATATGTCAAGAGACAAGCTAGTGTGGCGTTACAGGACTGAAAAAGAATAACactgcatattttttttttttttttttacatactatGATATGCTGTATATGATGAACAAACACAAAGGAGTCCAAAAAAAATGTGGAATACAATCAGCTTGTTCCGATTTAcatttttgaaggatttgaatgtAGCGTATGTGTAAAATCGATACATGTGCAACATAATGTACATTGTATATGTCACAGTCCTGTGTGTCACAAGATAGCAGAGAACATTTTAAAAGGCTGCAAACGTCCCCGACGTCGGGGTGAAACTTTCTAAAACCGACCAAACATTTTTACTTGAGAAGAACTCATTGCCACGTTGGCCTGAAACAGAACTGAGGTGCTAACTTAGGCCTTACCTTTGAGGCTGATACCAGAACGATGTTTTAACTCTCATTGCTCTCTCAGATGAATGGCATAACACGGATGCACATGCTGCTGCAATGTTGTGTGTTTCCCATTAGTCATGTTGTGTAAATGTTTGGAGTATCTAGGGCTGTAATCTCTTATTTACAGTGATCGCATTCTTTCATGAATTTAAAGCCTCAGGTCGACAACTTCGTCAGCAGAGCCGACCAAAGCAAACGCGGCAGAACGAGAGAGAGAATGGGTTATTGCTTGCTGATAGTAACAATGGAGCTAACTCTTCACCCGTCTGTcatcaggtgtttttttttctttgagctcTCTCCAGCAGGGAAATCTAATTGGATGTTTATTCTTGTCCCGTGTCTCATTCATACACTTTCTCATCTCCCTCACATCCTCCGGTAGCGTCTTCGGTCTCTTCGCTGCACCTGCCGCAGTGTCTTTTTTTggtaaaaatgtgttttcatcTAGTTACTTGTGCATTACGTTAAACTGTAAAGCAAATTTCCGGGCAGGAAATCGAGGTTCTGAAGTGCCTGCGGGCGCTCCAGGGCGGTTTAAGGGCCGAAAATGTGGAAAGTAAAGGTTgacgtacttcaaaacaagtcaGAAGCACGTGGCTTTAAGGTTCAAAACTTCTCTAGCATTGCTTTAAATTGGTCCATACAGTGATAATAAGTATTCTGAAAGAGATGATCTGAGCCAGTTTAAGGCTGGTATTGACAATTTCCAGAAATTGAGAGAAGGGTGAGAatgatataaaataaataatatattgGAACATTAGATCGGTTCATTTAGCGTCTCAAGTGTCAGCGTTTTaactatttcttcttttttttttcccagttctGGAGTCTATCCGCTTACTCATCTTTCAGGGGGAGCATAGTGAACGGAGGTGGGACTCCGGCTGCTACTTCAAAGTCCCAAACCTTGTCTGTTAACGCCTTCAATCCCATGGAAATTCCTCCAAAGGTTCCGCCGCGCAAAGAGAGCATCAGCCCCCAGCCTTTCAAATCGGAGCTGCCCATGAAGCTGATCAGCACCACCAACCAGGTGCAGAAAGCTGCCGTGGTGCAGCAGAAGATCCCCACCAAGCTGGCGATGGCATCcaaaggaaaggagaggggCTTTAAGGGGAAGCGGTCCCACCTGAGAACGCACAGTGCAGGTGTGGACTCGAGTTAACAGTGGCTTGTTATGAGTCAGTAAAAGGGTTGTGCTTTAAATATTACAGGCTAAAAGTTGTATGTACAATTTGAGAGAACTCTTATCACTTTGATTaactggagaaactttttctaATGCTGAAATATTTACAGTAAAACTTGTTCATCAGCAGGAGCAGTTAAGTCACAAActaaactgttttgtttatgctgcCAGCTTAAATGGAGGGTGCTCTTTATGATCCGTTAAATCTCAGTCTTGTCTTTCTACCTCCAGCATCTATAGATGTGAGTCAGGTCCTGCCCATCCGAGTGGTGGGGAAAGAAGGAGGCAGTCTGAAAGCCGAAAGGAATGACAATCTTCATAGGAGCCTATATGCAGGTACCAAGAGAGAAGGATGAAAAATGTCGGTTTaagatgggttttttttcttctctttttgggAGGGGATATTAACGATCGCTCGTGGAAGATACGGTCGTTCTTTCCTTCCACCTACGTTGCTCCATGTCCCTTAACATTTCCATGAATGGGTTTGGAGCTGCGTAGTCTTGGGTTTAGGTAGAGGTTATGTTACAGTTACTGTAATAAAGAGAGTAGTGCCCATTAACCTTGGTACATTGTGAATTATCTTTCATGTCTGTGGGTGCAGATCATGTTTATTCTGTTGAAACAGAAACGGCTGAGACATGTTCACCATGACAGAACTAATTCATAAATGTTTCCGCCTTCCCTTACGCTCatcaatttgtttttatttttaagcgAAAAGGGCAGAGACAAGTGGACATAAAAAAGTCTAAAACAAACGTTGGTGTGAGAACAGCGAAGCCTTGGTACCTGGTTTATGGGTCAGCTGCTCCAAAACTTCTCTTAAGTTAAAATGACAAGAAACGCAGCATTGGTCTCGCAGGAGGATGCGTGCGGTAACTGTTTACAAGTTAACATAATCTGAACTTTATTTCTCTGAGAGTATATTATTAGTACAACATATTTATTAATTGTAAAACCTTTAAAACTCAAACTCGTGAGGAAGTTGCATGTTCTTTCTGCGCCTGCAGAGGGTGACAGAAATGCACGTCTTTGGCTCTGAAAATGTGAAGATTACGACTTACTGAACAGCTCCCCATTGTGGATGATGAGTGTAACCTTATGAATGAAAGCTTCTTTACTTTAGGAAACTTTCAGCAACACAGGCGATATACTGTTTAGTATTTCTTTTCCCCCGCAGATACCTTCAAGCCCCCGGGATCTCCCCACAGCGTAAGGACGTCTCAGTCCTTCAGCACAAGCaagtggagcagcagcagcactccaCCACCTCCGCCACCGTTCCCCAAAGATGTCcttcaaaaaggaaaagaaaaggtaaTATTCTTCTAATCATGACCCACAGACTGGAGTTGGGACGCGGCCCGTCCGGCATGCAGACTCGCTCACTCGGAGACGCAGACGGAGCTGTGAAAAGACGTTGTGCATGACTACAGGACGGTCCAGAACGAAGAGGCCGGCTCCgattctggttctgtttcagtgGATAAAAGCTGATTGTGTTCAAATCGGCatgaaaacaaagcaaagatGAAGACATGCACATTTGTGGTAGAGGATGTGGACGAAAAGAGACGGAAGGAGCCGGGCCCATCTGTACTTTTGAAAAAGTTGTATTTTAAGCCAAGACTTTCATCACCGAAGTTTTTATCGTTTAAGTGTTTTAATTTGAAATGAAAGTAGATTTTTCTGTAACCCTTCGCAGCACTCGTCTTAAGCTTTCTCTTTAATTTAATTATAACCGCTATGACGTATGTACAGTATACGTTTAACAAGTTTACATCTGTGTAAATACCAAGTGCCAGACTGTTTTTATCTCAGTAATTCAGATGCATATTGAACTTTCTCCTGTGTGCCTGCTCCGCAGCATGAGTGCAGAAAAGgcttgtttggaaaaaaaaaaaagattcttatTAATTATTAATGAAAGAAAACCATCCATGTAAACAGAGGCAGTTTATGTACGTAGTGACTGTAATAAAATGGTTTCTGACCATCATTGCTCAGTAATATTCTGGTAAAATGAGACATTACAGGAGGTAAAAAGTAGTTGATTTTCTTACGGTTTTATGTGGATTGAAGGTGACTCAGAGTTACAGGCTCCTTTTATAAATGTGGCAAATCTCTTTACAGTATCTTCTTTTTGCGTACGGAGGAAGAAATAATTATGTATGAGGCTTCCAAATTTTGATGGCCCGTCTTTGCATCGAAACACGTCTTTAGGTCATCAGTGGATCACATGCCGAAGTCCAAGGGAAATCCAAATCCGTTCCTGCTAAAATCGAGGTAATTTAACATGGGACGTGCTGACTTTGAACGATCTGGAGTCTTTTGAACTTTAGCCTTTCATTTAAACCTAAAATTTTAGATGTAATTCGGCTGAATAATGATGAAATGTTACCTCATCTAAACATCCCAGCTCCAGACAGAGCCAAAAACCTCCACTTCAGAGGAAAAACGATGCGCTTAATGAAGGACCTTAGCTAAATCAATAGCATTGTTGTAAAGTGGAGTGTCACATAATCGCCATTATCTTATAAAATAGCTGGAAGCCAAAATCATTATTGGAACATAAAATTCAACTAATTGCTCAGCCCTCTGAATCACAGTAGCATCTCACAAAGAGACATTGTCTGTTTAATCCTTGTTGCTGCCGCTGAGCAGCCTGTGGAAACGTGAAGGGTTCAGACCCTCCTAACTAAGTCCAACAGCTGATTGCACAAGTTAAACGAGAGGCGGTGAGACGAGATGCACTGCTGTGCAAGCTAGTAAGCAAGGTTTGGTTTTTAAATGAAACGTCAGCTTTGTTAATGTATGAGGAAAGACGCGCACCCTGCGAGGTCCCTCAGACTGCTGCAGAGAACCGTCGGCACGTAATTCTGTACAGAATCAGGGCTGCAGAGTTTACTGGAGGGCCTGTATGAACAGGAAAAGTAGTCAGTGTATGCACAGGGAGGTGATGTTTGGGAAACTTCTCATTGTGTAACTGGACATTGTTGTTGCCCTGGGTGCTTTAAAGCCTTTTGGGTAGGTTTAATTAGTTGACCTGACTTAAaaatttgttctttttattgagcaaaaacacaaaaatgaactATTTAAGTGTCAGGGATTGCCACCTTTCTCCATTCTTGATGCTTTGCCAAATGTGTAACATTAAGATAATGACTAAATGATCAGCCAACGAATCAGTAATTTAACTCATTAGCCCGAAGCTCTTTGagcatttgaaatgtaaaacctTTAAAACTCTGATTTACAGCTAACACAGGCGACTTTCATGCAGTTTGAAAAGTCTGTGAAGTGCCTTCATGCCTCTGTGTGCGTACACGCACAAACGGATCTCTTAAGATCTAATTTAGTGGCCTTGTGTCACATGTTATCAAAAGTGGAGGTTTGAGGGTCACTGTGTCGCGGCGGGCTGCTGCACGGCACAAAAGCAGACACTGTCAGTTGATCAGATAAGCGATCCACAGTAAATGGAAACTCTCAATCCTCCACTTTGAGTGACTGCGCCGAAGCCACAAAGGGGCTCTTTGTCAGGACAGCTGTCCGTCTCTGCGGAGCCTGAACAGTAGAGACTTTTCACAGCTGGAAAGCCACGATGAAAAGATGCATTCAGACTCAGGAACCGCGTCGGGCGTCGAGACATCCAAGTACTAACACAGATGAAATCCTGAATTCAAGCCATTCAAACAAATGTGGCACTTTTGCACAAGCTTTTACTCGTGGAGGATCCAAAGAATAACACATCAAATGTCAAATACAATGTCATTTTATTATATGAATTCCTCAACAGAGGCAACCGCTTGCTGATAATAAACTATACGAGTGAATGAAATAATGTCATGTCCTGGAAAGTCTGTGCCACTGAATGGGTGAGGGCACGCTTTCAGACATCTCAGCTGCccttataattttttttaattttttttttcctttaaatatcTTCTTTATATCTCATCTATTACACAGAAGGTGGTAAATCATCACAATAGATTAACCAGAAGTATATCTCAACAGGTAAACAGACTTTGGTGTTTCAACATTATGCCTTCAGGTCAGAAACGAGCTCTCAAAACACAGGCAGGATACCGAGTATACTGGTTATTACCTTGTTGTCCACTGTTTAAAACCTCTTTGTttacacataaacacatacatacatacatgagccAACAACCTGTTGGTCTATATGGATTAAAAAATATTGTGCAAATGCTTTTATACAAACCCTAAGAAGATGGTTAACACGACCAGTCACTCGCTCCTCATTTTACACATTAAACTGCAGCACATTTTGAGTACAGTactcaagtgttttgttttaaaaagcaaCTTTTACACCGAGCACATTCCACTGCAGCTCCCAACATGGACACAGTAAGGCCAAAACCAACTCTTAAGACAACACCAGTGATTATTGGGAGAACAAACTGCAGCGGTAAGCGAGTCGACTTCCACGCCATCGATAAAGTATTATATGTCGTACTCTAGTGTCATGTGAAAGGATCAAAACAACAGCATGCAAAATAAAATTCAACAAAAGTAGGATGAGTAAACAAAGAAACGCTTCAGTGGAAATATCAAATAAACCTTTGGGCTCAGTCGACAAATATGACAGCACCAGATTTTAAAGGGTATGAAACTCCTCAGCCGCCTCTGTGTTGTAACAGTTTATAATGTAGTGGATGAATACCGTTAAAAGAAAAGGTTATTTTCAGTTTACTTTAGTGCTTAAAAGCTTCCAAATCAGTCATTCACAAAGCAATCAGCTAAGAACACAGCCACCCCCAACACGTCTTCATTTATAAATTTATAACAAAGCAAATGCCTCAAGAAACTCCCGACCTCCGTTTCCCTAACTGGGACGGCTAATGGCATCTCTTCCCGTTCTGACGCCGGGCTGTAAAGCTCAGGCGCTCCGGAGAAATATTTGGTTCTTGAGTTGGGTGGCGAACGACAGCTCGCGGTGCCGGTTGGTAAACGTCTCCTCGCAGCTGGTGAGCTGATGGCTAACGCACAGGCCTGCTCAAAAAAACCCACTCACAATTGATCTTTGAATCTCCCGTTTCCTATTTTCACCTGAACTTTTGGCAATACGTAAAAACAGAGCTACACCTATTATTTACACTGATCTGCCAATcatttggtttctttttttccttttagacACAGGAAATGGTTTTGACAAAGCCAAATATTAACACTTCAGTTTTCTTTCACGTTTGTCAAAAATGCTTCAAATCCGTATAACCCGGCAAGCTgtaatttatacatttttagaatattttttttgctcatttgcaCAATTATCCAATTAAATGGTTGATGATGGTTCTGTTCACTGATGGATGACGGCAGCAAATAAACTTCTCCGCTAATCAAAGTCAGTTTGAATTTCACTTCTCATCCCTTTACAGATGAACGTGTTGAGGCTGGTTTTATACTTGGTAAGTCTGTCAGTCTCATTAGTGCCACggccactcaaataagaataaAACCCGCTCGCCTCTTCCCTTCGCACCAAGTGCAAGCGACAAACATCTGTACTTGAACTCGGCCCGCTGACTGAGACGCGCTGCAGAAGATGGGACAAATGAAACATGGGGAGTGAAATGGGGGAAATGCAGTATTCGAATTCGGTTCAGTTtgacttgtttttctctccgCCGTTCTCCACGGGGGGAGTTTCCTGAGGCGGCTGCTCGGGAGTGTCTTCGCTCTGATTGGTGGCTTCTGTGGTTTGTGGCTCCAGCTTAGCTGAGGGCCCCTCTGACTGCGGCTCTGCGGTTTGTGTGCAGTTGATTGGTGCGAGCGCTATGGGAGGCTGCGGGGGAGCAGAAAACAAAGTCTGTGAGAAGGTGCAAACGTGTTGGGACTGAAAATTTAAGAAGAACACAGAGGAACTGAAATACAAAAGACAAAGAaccaaacatatatatatatataatatatatatatatatacacacacacacatatacatacagtaATTCCTCTATCCGAACCCAAATGTCGTCAGAGGTATTCCCACAGAGGTTGTGAGGCCCATTAAGCCAGACAAATGAAACATGCTAACCAGAGCTAATACAGCTGTAATCACCCACTTCGCTTCATTATCACCAGCCTGTCAACCATGCAGAAAATGAGAAGTCCACAGCAGAAAGGAGCTTTAAGTGAGATTAGCGTGTTTTAATGGTGAGTGGAAAGTTGGGAACTCAGATGGAATACCTGCAGTGACATTCACAGACAGCTGAGCCCTCAGCAGACTAAAGCACCCACAGTAAAAATAAGGAGCAGCGATGGAGGGGACAGTGAAACAGAAAGAATAAAAAGGGGGGGGGTTACTCAACTTGAAATGCTACTTCACTCTGCATGTTATTTAACACTAGGAtagtttttagtttctgttgttcctttttttttttttttgtctttttttgttcttccGCAGCAGGCAGTCATATCAAACTGGTATTCACCACAAATCCACTTCCAGTCCAGAACTGCGGCAGCTCCCTGCGCCACAGCGCTACAGTGAAGCAGGTGAGCAGAGTGCAAGGCACCAGGTAGAGCAGGGCTGGCTGGCCCATCTGCATCACGGCCAGGGCCACGAAGGTGATCAGCAGGCCGATCCCGTACGCtgacaggagaaggaggagaagcgGGTCAGAAATGTCTGATTCATCTGTTCAAATGGAACCACGTCCACACTTACTCATGTTTGCAAATAAGTATTCTTTAAcgtcctcttcttctttttcttcttcttctgtgtaatGACTTTTTCTGTTCCTCGTGGGTCAAAACCTGGGACGGGAACTGTGGTGACCAGTTTGGGTCCAACTGAACATTTACATGCAGGATTTCTAACTGCATTAGGTCAAACTTTCCTTATTTACCCATTTCCAGCAATTAGTGCACGATTTCAGAACGTGTTTACGTGTATGGTAAATGTCCCGTTTTGGTTCCACTAACAGTAACTTGAGATCCACTTTCTAAGACCACTCTGGGAAATGCTCTCGTCCACATATACCCGTGTTCTTATAGCAGTGCGGAGGGTAAATGCGTGTTTACACCTGGTGTGCTTCAGTGTAAACAGCAACGTCTCCACtggaaatactttttttttttttttaaagaaaactgtATTTTCTGTGTTTAACTGACTCCATCACACCAGATGTGTCATTcacaaaaaaactatttttctttGCTTGTGTTCTTTTCTACAGTGACACACTGCTGTGCCACATATTTTTCGAGCTAAAAACCTGTTGTTTAATGCAAAAGAGAGTCTCTTTCTGAACATCATGAGACACGTACAGGCTGTGATTGTACCGGACAGCaaagatacttattttacttctccctgtgtgtgtttgtttgcataCAGTGCGGGGAGATGAGATCCAACCACAAGTGgtcatagaaaatggatgacgAGACGCATTCAGTATCAGGTGTGAAAACGTGATTTGAAGGCAGAGGAGAATGAATTTTGTTCTTCACATCCCCACATAATGTCAAACCAATCTGAATGAGGTTAATCAGAACACTACAGCTGCATTCCACCAATTAAAACCCTCTCCAGCTCCGTGCACATGCACTTACCGATCGTACAGGCCACAAAGTAGATCCTGGAGGATTGTGTTAAAATGTCAAATCTATGACAGTATGCCACCAACAGACctgacagggaaaaaaaaaacagaaaggctGTGTCCaatatatttcattttatatatatatatatatggaatttatttatttgacacATTAATTTATATTTATCACTATGAAGCATGCAGAACTGaacataaaacacagaaaacatttctGGTTGTGGTTGAAAAATCAAACACCATGATCAAATGAGCGGTTTGTGATACGATGACACACCTGGCACTAGAATATCCCCAAAGCCCAGGAGGGAGAAGGGCCGGTCACAAAGAGCCAGAGGTGAGGAGTTTAACCTCGGCACTTTGAGCACCATGGGAAGCTGGAGAAAATGCAAACGTTAGTCTAACTATCGGCTGCGTTATCGCTGGGCTGAGAGAGATTTTTGGAGCTGTAGGAGCGGGAGGACCGGCCTCGGTGAACTCACCTTTTCATGTGTGGCGGAGTCAGAAGGACCAGCCGCTACCTCCACCATTATACTTTCCCCACTCTGAAAAGAAAGCACGACGGTTCAAATGAGCATTCCAAAGCACAGCAGAGTCCGTACATGTTTAAACACCCCGTGTTTGACGTACCTTTGTGAAGAAGGGTGTAATAAATACGAAGAAAACATCATAGACAAACAGAACTGTCAGAAGTAAAGTGCAAGCCTGCAGGAGGGAGAAAAGTATCAGATGAGTTTACGGCATACTGATTTTGTTTTTGTACAACACAGCGAAACGTCTTTAAAAACGTGATCATGGTTTATATTTGTCAGCTCGTCTGTTGACCCACCTTGAATGTGGGCAGCCTGACTGTTTTGAGCATGTAGAGACAGAAGGCGATCCCCAGGGCGTCCTGCAACACCCACGCCCACCTGGAGGACGCATAACAAGAAGGTTTGTCAGCCAACCATCGTCACATTATACCCATTATGTCTTATCACGTACAGACGGGGAAGCGTTGCCATGGCGCCATCCAACACGTACTTATCGACACCTAGAACAATTTGGATCTAATCCCAAAATTCTTGGGTTTAGTGCATAtgctttccaaaaaaaaatatgtctCCATATGTGTCTGTAGGGGAGCGATTTTGCACTCACTGGTCTTCGTTACGGAACACCACCCAGATGACGCTGACGCTGATGCAGAAGGCTGACAGCAGCAACATGCGGATCTGTGGCCGCTTGTGGAGGTACGGCAGGTTGTTCTCGGGGACCCTGTTGTCATAAGATGATTCAGTCGGCGCAACATGCAGTCACTGTAAGGCATGATTAATGTTGGCTGCTCTGGTAGGGCTGCAGCTCTACAATTCCTAACTACAAGATCACGTAAAGTATCAATAAAAAAAGGATGCAACGTCTTTGTCACCAAAAGACCGAACGGTTGCAGCTCTCACCATTTAATTCCTTCTAAATTGAATATTTAATCCACAAagtacagctttttttttttttttttttttataatttaaaaaCGTTTTTTGGTATTTTCCTTATAATTGTCAGAAAGCAGGCTGAATTCCCTAAAACCTGCTGCACACCTGCTGATGTAGCAGTCTCACCTGCACTTGCAGAAAGGTAGTCTCCTGACAAAAGGCCACAGGCAGCTGTGGAGGCCGACAGAGGACGCCAAACAGAAGATCCCAATGACCCAAATGGCTAAACGGGGAGGAAAGCAGGCAGGTTACTTCATACCGTCGTGTGAAAAACACTTTGTAAGCAGTCTTTCTCCTTAAATATTTGAATAGCGGCATCCCTTCCACCACTGTGAGGTCAGTGTGCTTTGAGAAAGTACAACAGCTACTAAGAAACATAAACATTCTCTGAATTTGCAAGAATCTTTTGTTTCCAACTTGAGCTAAATGGAGGTTATTATCTCATTCTGTTGCACCCAGATTTGCTCGGAAAGTTTCCGCCTTTTTACATGCATCTTACTCTGAACCCTGCACAGTTTTGTTAAGTGATAAGCTTCATTTTGACAACGCTTTCAAATCAATATAATAACCAGACACAagattttctgtcattttctgcGCAACCACActcaaaaacagaaataaatactAGTAGTGATGCTATGTTTGTCGCACCCAGGTAATCGTAGTAAAAGTAGAGGAGCACCAGCATGTTGCAGCACATGACCACGAACACACAGATCATAATGGGGGTGACGTCCACGGTCTCCTCGTCTTGCTTCTCTGCGCCGTCGTCTCGTTTGTGCTTCATGTAACGTCTGCAGGAGAAAGGGGAGCCGTGATTGGAGGATACTTTGATAACTTTACAGAATAACTACCTCTAACTACTTAATAAGTACCTCTGCATGCTTGTTTGTTTGGACTGAACTGCAGATTATTTCTGAGGGTTGGTCAACCTGGAAAGCCACAGTCACTATTTACCACCATGTAGTTTGCTGACTGGCGCTTGCTTCCCTCCCCAGTTCAAAACATACAATCATAGTCCAAAATGTGTTTTGCAGTCCCCTGCATCTGAGACCCCATCTGACCGTACCCTCAGTCACCTTGGCAACTACGTAACAGAGGATGAACTCTGATTGGCTTATGCCAGTGAGTCACTCATGCAGCCTCAAATAAACAACACTGCCCTTTAAAGGGGTCG
The sequence above is drawn from the Odontesthes bonariensis isolate fOdoBon6 chromosome 14, fOdoBon6.hap1, whole genome shotgun sequence genome and encodes:
- the sppl2 gene encoding signal peptide peptidase-like 2, with protein sequence MRVPKTLIWTAFLIQKVVGEYGMAHFSDEGKSKGKDYCIFFNSQWARLPQDLNKASRLQIYDLTTSVLCSASEVPEGGFPNRIPMVMRGNCTFYEKVRLAQINGAKGLLIVSKDRLTPPAGNKTQYEEIDIPVALLGYSDMLDISKTFGKGRLVAMYAPSEPVLDYNMVIIFLMAVGTVAIGGYWAGSRDSKKRYMKHKRDDGAEKQDEETVDVTPIMICVFVVMCCNMLVLLYFYYDYLAIWVIGIFCLASSVGLHSCLWPFVRRLPFCKCRVPENNLPYLHKRPQIRMLLLSAFCISVSVIWVVFRNEDQWAWVLQDALGIAFCLYMLKTVRLPTFKACTLLLTVLFVYDVFFVFITPFFTKSGESIMVEVAAGPSDSATHEKLPMVLKVPRLNSSPLALCDRPFSLLGFGDILVPGLLVAYCHRFDILTQSSRIYFVACTIAYGIGLLITFVALAVMQMGQPALLYLVPCTLLTCFTVALWRRELPQFWTGSGFVPPIALAPINCTQTAEPQSEGPSAKLEPQTTEATNQSEDTPEQPPQETPPVENGGEKNKSN